CTGAGAAAATGTCTGTATTGTCATCTAACGGATTGGATATTAAATTAGATGCGTCTGTTTTGTACCAACCTGACATTAAAAATTTAAGTCGTTTGCATAAAGAAAAAGGGCAAAACTATCTAGAACGAGTTTTACAGCCAGCAATTAGAAGTGCTGCAAGAAGTGTAGTTGGGCGGTATACACCAGAACAATTATATTCAAGTAAACGTGATGCCATTCAAGAAGAAATATTTCAAGAAACCAAAGGTATTGTTGAAACCCAGTATATTCAACTGAATAATATTTTTATTAGAGATGTAACCTTGCCAGCCACTATTAAAGACGCAATTGAGCGTAAGTTAAAACAAGAGCAAGAATCTTTGGAGTATGAATTTAGATTAGTGACTGCTGCAAAAGAAGCTGAAAAAGTAATTATTGAAGCTCAAGGTAAGGCGGAATCAAACCGTATTTTAAGTGCGTCTTTAACCGATAAAATTTTACAAGACAAGGGGATTGATGCTACTATGAAATTAGCAGAATCGCCAAATAGTAAAGTCATTGTAATTGGTTCTGGTGATTCAGGGTTACCGATAATTTTAGGGAATCAATAAAAAGTATTTTGAATAATATTTTTCAAATAATTGAAAAACAAAAGAGGTTGTTCTAATTGCAGACAACCTCTTTTGTTTTTATTAGATTTTACTAAAATACGACTACTTTTTAGTCCATGTATTATTACTTCTATTTATATCAGGAAGTTGTTTATTGGCATCTAGTGTTACTTTATTAACTGTTTCGGTAGTAGGAATAAAGAATTTAAAAGATTTATTACGCATCCAAACATCTACACCTTGATTGTGTTCTATTTTCTTTCCATTTGCCGTTTCAGCAGTAATAAATACAGGTAAAGCAAAAGAACCTAGATTTTCTACTGTTACAGTATAACCGTCTTTTGTTTTTTCAACTTTAGAAATCCCTTGATCTAAGCTATAGTTATTAATAAACCAACCACGCCAAAACCAAGATAAATCTTCGCCAGCTGCATTTTCTATACTACGATAAAAATCGACAGGAGTAGGGTGCTTAAAAGCCCAATGTTTTATAT
The nucleotide sequence above comes from Flavobacteriaceae bacterium HL-DH10. Encoded proteins:
- a CDS encoding prohibitin family protein gives rise to the protein MEKLPKIAFPIIIAAVILIVLVSKSIVTIESGHAGVLYKLNGGVDPNQEVVKEGLNFIAPWNSVIDYEVRQQEIPEKMSVLSSNGLDIKLDASVLYQPDIKNLSRLHKEKGQNYLERVLQPAIRSAARSVVGRYTPEQLYSSKRDAIQEEIFQETKGIVETQYIQLNNIFIRDVTLPATIKDAIERKLKQEQESLEYEFRLVTAAKEAEKVIIEAQGKAESNRILSASLTDKILQDKGIDATMKLAESPNSKVIVIGSGDSGLPIILGNQ